The Oncorhynchus mykiss isolate Arlee chromosome 20, USDA_OmykA_1.1, whole genome shotgun sequence genome includes a region encoding these proteins:
- the LOC110499179 gene encoding heparan sulfate glucosamine 3-O-sulfotransferase 6, translating to MGCSKWRAVFNFGHLKAQSKLSVFLTMIIIFTYLFYCLSGYCESLPRPVYDQQTTFINKILGLNDELKQQKLDPHKNSSPGSVVRELPGFDSVDSLMQGNDNELRPDNNISIANNFGSKTFPQAIIIGVKKGGTRALLEFLRIHPDVRAVGAEPHFFDRFYDNGLEWYRNLMPRTLESQITMEKTPSYFVTKEAPRRLFALSRHTKLIVVVRDPVTRAVSDYTQTLSKQPGLPSFQSLTFRNSTTGLIDTSWSAVRIGIYAKHLENWLRYFPLSKFLFVSGERLVTDPAGEMGRVQDFLGLKRLVTDKHFYFNQTKGFPCLKKPEGSSRPRCLGKSKGRPHPQISPEVLLRLREFYRPFNMKFYQMTGHDFGWD from the exons ATGGGATGTAGCAAATGGAGAGCTGTGTTCAACTTTGGACACCTGAAGGCGCAGTCCAAACTTTCCGTCTTCCTTACCATGATCATCATTTTCACTTACTTATTTTACTGTCTCTCTGGGTACTGCGAATCCTTACCTAGACCTGTATACGACCAACAGACAACTTTTATCAACAAAATCTTAGGCCTAAATGATGAACTGAAGCAACAAAAGCTCGACCCGCACAAGAACAGTTCTCCCGGCTCGGTTGTTCGCGAACTCCCCGGCTTTGACAGTGTTGACTCACTCATGCAGGGCAATGATAACGAACTGCGACCGGATAACAACATCTCTATAGCCAATAACTTCGGTAGTAAAACTTTTCCTCAGGCAATCATCATCGGAGTAAAGAAAGGAGGCACGCGCGCGCTTCTGGAGTTTCTGCGCATTCACCCGGATGTCAGAGCTGTGGGCGCCGAACCCCACTTCTTCGACAGGTTCTATGATAACGGATTGGAATGGTACAG aaaCTTGATGCCCCGGACGTTGGAAAGCCAGATCACCATGGAGAAGACACCAAGCTACTTCGTCACCAAGGAGGCTCCTCGGCGTCTCTTCGCCCTGAGTCGTCATACCAAGCTGATCGTGGTGGTCCGAGACCCCGTGACCCGGGCCGTGTCCGACTACACCCAGACGCTGTCCAAACAACCCGGCCTTCCGTCTTTCCAGAGCCTGACCTTCCGGAACTCCACCACGGGCCTCATCGACACCTCCTGGAGCGCCGTGCGCATCGGGATCTACGCCAAGCACCTGGAGAACTGGCTGCGCTACTTCCCCCTCTCGAAGTTCCTCTTCGTCAGCGGCGAGCGGCTTGTGACGGACCCGGCCGGGGAGATGGGCAGGGTGCAGGACTTCCTGGGGCTGAAGAGGTTGGTCACGGACAAACACTTCTACTTCAACCAGACCAAGGGTTTCCCCTGCCTGAAGAAGCCAGAGGGGAGCAGCAGGCCACGCTGTCTGGGGAAGTCTAAGGGAAGGCCTCATCCACAGATCTCTCCAGAGGTGCTGCTCAGGCTCAGGGAGTTCTATAGGCCATTCAACATGAAGTTTTACCAAATGACAGGCCATGACTTTGGCTGGGACTGA